The genomic DNA GCTCCATGGATAAGTAGTATTCACCATTCAGCTCTATCTAAGAAAATCATCTCAATATTGTTTCTGAATACTCTGTGTAACCTCGCCAAACATATCAAATCCTGAAcctagattattttttatacaatcaAAATTTAGACATTTAAGgcttatttttattcttgggATGCTATTTTCCAGGAACTGTGGTGGGAATTCCAACCACAGTTTCAAATCATGTTGTGTGGATTCTTCAATTACATAGCTTTCTAGTACCATAATTACATTCAGAGGGATCCGCCTCATTACATCTCTTTTCTTGATTGTCTAATCCATATAAACAAATGGGCACCGAATCCATTTATGTGATAATAAACTTGCTTGCTGAGAAAAAAcgtaggaaaaaaaataaaaaaaccgaCATTTCGTATAGTTTTTCAGCTTTTTCTTGATGGAGTTAGGGGCCGAGTTTTGACATTTTGAAGAAGCCGCCGCCCAAATATGAAGGTTTGCTTTCTCGTTTGTGGGATTTGTCATAAACCGAAACAGAGGATTTGGAGATGGAAATGATGGTTACCTCGTATTATTACCAGCATCCCCTATCTCCTGTCCTTCTTCTGGAGAATCGGAGAGCGTAGAAGAGCAGACAATTCCAAAATCACCAAATTTCCTTCTCCTAATCTTCAATGGAGTCTGAAACCCAGACACCGGAAACGAGAATTGCAGAGCGTGAACCATtctgaaaacacaaaaacaactGCGGGTAGGCTTAGGGTTTAAGCAGAAGGGCTTCAACTTAGAGTTATGTTGGAGTTTCAAGAAGCGGTTATCATTAATTCATTATCATCTTCTATTTCTTAACTAGGTAAGGCCCTGTCTGTAGTGACGCCACAATTCTCTCCTTCCGAATCCAAACTAACACCTTCCAAGACTTTATGAATAATGCTAATTGCTTTCCCCAAACAGCCTTTTAAACGTCTTTAAGCATTAAAAattagaggggaaaaaaaaatccaactctttctttttttcttttttcctttttcttttaataaaaagaatttagtcagcttcctttttttttttttcaataaattaatagcGACGTATAATTATCCTCAGGCTTCTTCTTTTCTCGATATATGTCGGATTGTAGGAGGGTAGGGAAGCCGTTAATGGAGCCCACTGGGACCATAAAGCAGTTGATCAACAgcaataaaataatgattataatgAAAGATTAGATATTGAGGTCCAGGGATGAGGCTGAAAGCTCACTCTACCCCGGTGTTCATTGATTCCAACCAAACCAAGTAATCCACCTACAAGAAGAAGCTTAACTGATCAAATTTTGAAGTAATATCTCAATGCCCAGCATCACTCACGTTTGcattctaaattaatttaaggTTGCAGGCTGAGATTGTCCAAACAAACTTCACCACCATGGCTTCCTCAATGCATTGCTTACTTCTGCATGTGAATTTACTATAGATGGGGAAAAAATCCAAGTTGATAAACTTATATATTCGAGACTACCACTAATGATTATCTGACCAAAATATAGCCCCAGGACACCAGAACTGGTGGCTCAAGAATCACTACATATCATCATACAGGGCATTCTCCTTATGGAATATAATacccataaaagaaaatggtggGACATCATGTCCACAAAAAATGGTagtcaaaaagaaaatcaagcaaaagaACCGGCGTGATGAGGAACTGGTTTCTTCAACGACTCTCCTTCTGGTTTTGTTTCTTGCTATTTTCCTCAACAATTCTTTGGAACTCTTTCTCACCAGCCGCAATCAGTCGTTTAACTGAATCAAAGGTGGTAAGCCGAATGCTGCACCAAAAAATTGAGGAGTTCATCAAATAATGTAACTAGGCATTATGCCACTAAACTGCAAGCTCATGATGGGAAATGCTCATTCATGCAGCAAGTAGACTCATCATTTCTGATTAGTCAAGAAACATGGATCTGGAGTTCCCAAGGAAATTACTGCACTTGTTTCCACAACATGGTAGGCAGAAATTCTTCCCCAAGTATGGAGTCAATGCTAAGAATGTTTCAAATATTGAAATCACATAACCCTTAAGAGAGGATTTAAGGTTCCCATATACATATAACATTTTTAACTCCCTTATAATCCTCAACTCCACAAAGCCTTCATTCCGACCGCTGGGGACCAGCCATATAAATCCTTATTCCGTTATTCACCATTCAGCTACATCTATAGCCATATCCTATTATACATTATTAACACCAACTTCTGAGGGTCGGCCAAGAAATGCTCAGAAGTCATGGGCTATCAAAAAAATAGAATGGACAATGCAAAACACCATGATGGAGCACTACATGAACATCCACAATACTGGTTAACTTTCTTTGCTGTTAAGGAAAACCTTATAATGAAATTGTTAAACTGATATTAGCTCAATATATCAACAAAGTCATCATGCAAATCTTTCAAAAACTTGACTAGAGGGCATCCCACAACTAATTCACCAAATAATCTAGACATAAGGTCTGAAGGAACCTAGTTTCAAACTACACCACAAAACCATAAAGAAGGATTTCTAAAAGAGAATAGAGAAAATGGAACAGGAGTTAACATGAACCTGCTGTTTGGTAGGGTTTTCAACGCATTGGGAACAAACCCCCTGTATAATCCAATAAAACCATCCCGTTCCACAATACCTGAGACGATCAGACCAAGTCAGATATAAGCAAGGAGTTATCATTTAAAGCAACATTTACATCTTTGTTAAAAGAACCTAGactgttaaaaaatttatagccCCTTCAAAAGGGAGAAACCAGACATGGAAGTTGTGAGGATTATGAGGCCCTAACAACAGACctaaaaaacagagagagagaagtaGAGATATAAATCAAGAATTGCAAGGATGATTATAAAACTTTTCTCCATCTGGAAAAAAGGGCATAAAACGAACTTATTACTTTCTTAGAGGCTCTTCCATTCAAAACTTATCCATGTTTACAGCTGATAAAATTCATGCTTTACTAGTGATGGCATCTATTTACCTGGAATAGCATCCAGCACTGTTTTGTAAGGTGCACCCTTCATTTGCATTTGCCTTCTAACTGTGTCCAAAGGATAGCACATGACTGTGGCAATGGTAGCTGACACTAAACCAGTCAATAGAGAGCTTTCAGTCCTCTTTTGGTACTTCTCTGGCAAAGACTTCTTCACCCTGATTACCCATAGAAGAGATTCATGTCTCAGATGAATATATTCTGTTTGTGTTCTCACTCACTAAGCTGTAATGGTCATGGGAAGAGGAAGCTCACAAATCAAAAACACAAAAGTTCACAGCAATGTAAGGTGCTATTCCAAGAAGAGAAGGTCCAAGACCCTTATAGAAGGATGCAACTCCTTCCTCTCTTAGTATGTTTAAGGCAACCTGAAATCAGCTCATAAATGCATCTTCACATAACAAGGCCTTCTTGCCATAAACACAATCTGAATCAGTTGATCATACCTCAGACATAGTTTGATGGCCTGGCTCAACTGCTAGCCTTAACCTAAGTACATCTAGAGGGTAAGTTACCTACAAAAAAAATACAGAGCCAAGgataaaagttttaaatgtatatatagATTGATAACAGAATGGATAGAAAGAGAAGTGATATGAATAACACATGAAAAATTCCAGACAATCGATGATTATTTGCAAGATAGAATTTATAAGTGAAATATATGGAGTATATGGTAACCAAGCAATAACCACATTACCACCTAGAAAGGCACATTGCAAACCAGTATGTAATAAACTAAGATTCAGCGCCTTTGTTTGCTGTATTTGTATTACTCACAAAAGTGGACGTCATGCCAGCACAAGCACCTGCTGCAAGTCTACCAATAACAGAGAGCTCACCATCCTTTCCCCTAAAAAGTTTCTAGAAATTCATgtgtaaaacaaaaaatcagaATGTCTCAAACACTAATCATTGAGATCCATATAACAACATGCTAAATGATGCTTAAAGATGGCGCCACCATTACCTTGTAAGTTTCATAAGCAAACAGCTGGACGGCACTGTAAGGTATGATACGTATCACCTGGaacaaatcaaaagaaatcCTTAAGTACATTCAATTCAATAAAGAATTATCCCAACAATCTTGGAAAAAGATACTCTGAAACAGTGAAGAGAAAAGCTTATCCATGCAAAGGACCTGAGGAAGGTTGCCTTTCCAGTACCCTTTAAGTCCTTCTTCCTTTCCAATCAATGTTATGGCCTGCAGTTCATGTCCAAGTAGGCATCATCATTAGACATAAAAAAGTCATCATCGAGGATGAGTTCAGGGAAAGATAGTTCCTTAACAAGAAATCAGACATGGGATTCAAACGAACAAATATCCCAGCATCTTAATACAGGTATACTGAAGCAATTGAAATTTATCATCTACAAAACCACTATCCATAGTTAATAGAAGCTAAAATAGTCACAAATATATTGCTTTAAAAGTAATATACTTTGTCTGGCAGGCTGGCAGCTCTCTTGTGAACATAGGATACCTATCAATTCTTTCTTCCTTAATGTCTATTATGTTAAATgttccaataaaaaataatttggaaatgaaaaagattcCCCACAGAACTCAATAGGAACAACTATCCCCAAAAACAAACCTTTATACCTTTTGAAATGAAGAAATTCAGGATCATTAAGAAGCATCTTTATGCATTTACCAGGGACTAGTACATAGATGACTAACAGATAAGGCAGCCAGGAGCTCTCATAACACCCAACCTATCATCATGTTGTTGGAGTAGACATATAAAACTATAATTTGACAGACATATTCAACTACAGTACCACAATCTGTGGAGAAGTACAAGATCAAGTTGCTGGGCAAATGGAATCCTACAGGTccttaaaatatacataatggCTGTCAATAAACAAAAAAGGTTCCAgaataaaaatgagaatatgaaagaaaggagaaaggtTTCCAATTAAGAAATTTTCACTACAAGATTTGGGACTAGgagtgtttttcctttttctggtAGGCAAATGAAAATATTCATGAGTGCCAAAGGGTGCACAACAGGGAGatacaaaattaaaacacaaaaaagagGGAGAGaacagaagagaaaaagaaaagcaagaaaaacaaacaGGCCACAGATCCAGTTACATAGACACAAAAACCACCTAGACTAAGAAAAGAGCAAAAAAGGAGCATCTAGAATTCAAATCAGAGACAATCTCCACCATCCATACATACAAATACCTCAAGAATATATCCTCTGTCTCCAACAGCACGCTTCCACTCCCATTAAAGTCCCTTTTTTTTCTGCTCCCTCTAAATACATTGGAGCAAACAAGGGAGCAATCCTCCAGGAGAGAATAGCTATATTTATATTCctattaaactaaaattttaatttattgatgaaGTTGGCTCCCCTATGGATGTGAAATAAGATAGGTCAACATAAATGAGATCCTTGGCATGGGAAATGCTTATGTAGTCAAGATAAAATAGCTCACACAAATTTTACAGTTCAAGCAATAAGAAGTAAGATTACATCATAGCCCATATTACCAAAATGCATAGAATCTGCAATAAATGAAACAATTATGAACAAccaaaagcaagaaaaatgaaacataacATACCTCAATAAAACCAATTGCCTTCTTAGCACTTTCTTCCCCAACTCTCAAGCCATGAGTCTATAAACAGAGCAAATTGATTAAGAATATAGAGTGACATTTCCCTATTTAATTAGCAAACTCTTCATCAGTATCATAAATTTACAAATGTGGTTCCCAGTGGAACCAAAAAGAACAAGCAGGGCTCATCTAGattatatatacacacatttaAAAGAAGAGAGCCCATAGACTGATCGCAAATGGTAATTTTCATGTTCAACAGCAAACTATTCCAAATTACAGGAAAAAGCAATAATGATCTACATTACAGCATTTGTTCCCATCTAGTGGGTTTTCACCCATTTCCAAGAGGGGTTATATTTGAACTTTCACCTCTAATTTCCTCTGTTTATAGATTTTACTGGCCAACTTACTCATTGTCCCTAGTAGTTGAACCTAATAAATCTCATGTTATGTATGTTTTTTCTATGCTCTGTATTttcatattcttgttttctccttTCTTGCATAGACCACTGTTATTTATATTCTGTTGATGGAGTTTCTTTCCCCCAAAGATTCCAATAAATCCACAATGCAAAAAGCTTATTGCTCTGTGATACCACTACAGCTCaagttaaaaaaatacatgaaattAAAGCACAGCCACTTGGATAATTAGTCATCATAATTAGAAGCAAATGTAACATTAAGGCAAACAAAGTTTTAGATTTacaggaaataaataaattccaaatctcACGTTTTGGTTTATCTAAAAATGAGAACTCACTTCAAGTGACTTAATTTGCTGGGCCGGACTTAGTGGAGTGTAGGTTTGTGTGTTGTCCTATTCCAAATAAACGAGAAACTATATTCAAATTATTTGCTGTTCTTCCTCCAAATTTGGCCAGTAACCAAACGTAACATTGGCCAAGTCAAGAATCCAAGATTCcatctcttaatttttttccttttcgtATATTTTCTGCTTGACAAAAGGAAAGATTAGGGAAGCGCAAGATTCAGATTCAATACatcaattccattttttcctacatttttttCACTAACCAAACGGAACAGTAGATGGACCTAGTTGAGTGCGGGGTCGAGTGTTGTCCgattcaaaaacaacaaactaTATTCAGATTATTTTCTGTTCTTTCTCCAAATTTCGCCAGTAACCAAACGGAAAATTGGCGAAGCCAAGAATCCAATATTTCATCtcttaatttctttctttgtccTATATTTTCTGCGTAACAGAAGGAAACATTAGGGAAGTGAAAAATTCAGattcaatcaatcaattttttcctctttccgACATTCTCACCAACCAAAGGAGCAGTAGATGGAACAATAGCTAGAAAGAAAGTCAATACTCATAAATCATGCATTTGAAAaagattacaaaaataaataaacacctGCATGAGAAGCTTGATACGGTCAAGAGGCGCCGTGACGCTCTTGGCCGCCGCTCCGGCAACTGCGCCGGCAGTAAACAGAGAGATGTCTTTGGGCACCAAAGCCACCAAAGCTAGGGGATGCTTGAAGACCTGAGCCGCCGTCGGGGTGGACGTGGGTGGCAGCTCGTTCTGAAATCCCCTGTCTAGCACTGAAACAGAGGCAAAATTACAAGAAATCCCACTGAACCCGTTCTTTCTCCATTGCAATTGCGGGACTGGGCTTCCAACGAGACCGGTGTTGGAAGCTTCAAGGCCTGGGATACTTCGCCAGACTAAAACACCCTTCTCCTCCCTCATCTCTACACAGCCGAGACCTGTAATTTCCAGGGTTTTGGAATGGCAAACTCAAAGATAAGGCACCCAGGAGGAGGTCCCGTTGCAGAGGAAGAGGAGTTGAAAACGTGAAACCAATGCATTTCTCCCTCCTCTTTTATATTTGTCTCTCCCTATGATTTGGTGAATAATGGGCCTACCATATGGGGCTTATTTCTGGGCTCAGATATTCAATGGGTCCTTAATCCCTG from Vitis riparia cultivar Riparia Gloire de Montpellier isolate 1030 chromosome 8, EGFV_Vit.rip_1.0, whole genome shotgun sequence includes the following:
- the LOC117919591 gene encoding thylakoid ADP,ATP carrier protein, chloroplastic, producing the protein MREEKGVLVWRSIPGLEASNTGLVGSPVPQLQWRKNGFSGISCNFASVSVLDRGFQNELPPTSTPTAAQVFKHPLALVALVPKDISLFTAGAVAGAAAKSVTAPLDRIKLLMQTHGLRVGEESAKKAIGFIEAITLIGKEEGLKGYWKGNLPQVIRIIPYSAVQLFAYETYKKLFRGKDGELSVIGRLAAGACAGMTSTFVTYPLDVLRLRLAVEPGHQTMSEVALNILREEGVASFYKGLGPSLLGIAPYIAVNFCVFDLVKKSLPEKYQKRTESSLLTGLVSATIATVMCYPLDTVRRQMQMKGAPYKTVLDAIPGIVERDGFIGLYRGFVPNALKTLPNSSIRLTTFDSVKRLIAAGEKEFQRIVEENSKKQNQKESR